Genomic window (Aquipuribacter sp. SD81):
AAGCCGCCGAACCGGCCCGGGCCGCGGTCGGGCAGCTCGGCGTCGAGGAGCTCGTCGACGCGCGTGCTGATCTCCTCGGCGAGGGCGTCGGCGCGCTCCTGCGTGAGGTCGCCCTCGTCGACCTCCTCCGCGAGCCGCTCCTCGGCGTGGGCGACGAGCGCGTCGACGAGCTCCTGCCGCTCGACGCCCTGCTCGGCCGCGACGCCGGCGAGCGTGGCGCCGTCCGCCTGCAGGGCCGTCCACAGCTCGGGCACGGTGAGGCCGAGCGTGTCGGCGGCAGTGTCGAGGGCGAGCAGCCGGCCACCCGGCCCGAGCCCGCCGGGTCCGCCGAACCCGCCGGGTCCGCCGTGACCGCCCGGGCCGTGCCCGCCCGGCCCGGGTCCGTGCAGGGCGTCGGCGTCCGCGAGCGTCTCGGCGACCGCGTCGGCCTGCTCGGCGTCGATGGTGCCGTCGTCGACGAGGCCGCTCAGCGCGTCCGCGATGGCCTCCACGCGCTCGGCGACGCGGTCGGCGACCGAGCCGGTGGCGCCCTCCTCGTCGGTGGCCGTCGTGGCGGCCGCGGCCCCCACCCCGAGCAGGGCGGCGGCCACCGCGCCGGTGACCCCGACGACGGCGATGGTGGTGGTGCGACGGGACATGACGACCTCCTGGTCTGCGAGGCGGGACCGTCCCGCTCGTGACCCGAGGTTCGACGCGGTGCCTGTCAGGACCCTGTGGTGGGCACAGGGCCCCGCTGTGACCCGTTCGCCGCCCGGCGGCTAGGCCGCGGCGCGCTCGGCGAGCTCGCGCGACAGCAGGTCGACGAGGGCCTCCAGCTGGACGTCCACGGCCCCGGTCACCTCGTCGTCGGACCCGTCGAGGGCCCGGGCCGCGAGACCGGCCTTGCTGTCGATGAGCTCGGCGACCCGCGTGTCGACGGTCTGCGAGGCGATGACGCGCCACGCGGTGACCGGCCGGTCCTGCCCGATGCGGTGGACGCGGTCGATCGCCTGCGTCTGCTCGGCCGCGGTCCACGACAGCTCGGCGAGGACCACGTCGGAGGCGACCTGCAGGTTGAGGCCGACCCCGGCCGCGGTCAGCGAGCAGACCGCCACGGCGACCTCGGGGTCCTGCACGAACGCGTCGACGTTCTCCTGGCGCGCGGTCCGCGTCTGGTCCCCGCGCACCGAGGCGTAGCGGATGCCGCGCCGCGCGAAGGTCTCCTCCGCGGCGTCCATGACGTCGACGTGCTTCGCGAAGAACACGACCTTGCCGACGTTGTGCGACAGCTGCGCGGCGTAGTCCGCGGCCAGCCCCGACTTGGCCCGGCCGATCCGGCGCATGAGGGCGAAGACGTTCTCCCCCGCCGCCTCCTCGCCGCCCTCGCGCTCCCACTCGGCGACCTGCCGCACGAGCGCGGTGTCGGCGGGCAGCCGCGCGACGTCCGCGCCCTCGCCGAGGCGCGCGAGCAGCGCGGCGTCGTAGCGGCGCACGAGCCGGCGCGCGAGCCGCCGCTCCGCGGCGCGGATGTCGCGGCTCGCCTCGTCGTCCAGCTCCACGGGCAGGTCGGCGACGCGGCGGGCGGGGATGTCGGCCGCGACGTCGACCTTGCGCCGACGCACGATGCCGAGGTCGACGACCGCCTGCCGCGCGGCCGGGTAGAAGGCCCGGTCGGCCGGTGTCAGGCCGGTCTCCTCCAGCGCCCGCATGAGCGGGCCGAGGGGACGCTCCTCGTCGATCCAGCCGAGCAGCTCCCAGATGGCCTGGAAGTCCTCGATGTCGTTGATGAGGGGCGTGCCCGTCAGCGCCATCACGAGGGGGCGCATGATGCGGGCGCGCACGCGGTCGGCGAGGTGCAGCACGTTGCGCGAGCGCTGCGAGCCCTTGTTCTTGATGAAGTGCGCCTCGTCGACCACGATGCCGCGCAGCCCGAGGTCGGCGAGCCAGTCGACGTGCCGGTCGAGGATGTCGTAGTTGACGACGACGACGTCGGCGAAGCCGTCGACGTCCTCCCCGTCACCGTGGACGACGGTGACCTGCCGCTGCGGCGTCCACAGCCGTGCCTCCCGGGCCCAGCTCGTCTTGACGACGTTGGGGACCACCGCGAGCAGCGGGTACGCGTCGGCAGCCTGCGCCGCGAGCAGCGCCTGGGCGGTCTTGCCGAGGCCCGGCTCGTCGGCGAGCAGGAACTCGCGGTGCCCGGCGCGCGCCGCGGCGACGACGCGGGCCTGGTGCGGCATGAGCTCCAGGGAGTCCGGCAGCGCGACGGGCGCCGGCTCCGGCAGCTCCATGCACGAGGACCCGCCGCCCTCCTCGAAGGCCCGGAACAGCGGCTCGAGCAGCTCCCAGCTGCTGAGGCGCCCGAGCACCGGACGCCGGCGCTCCGCGGCCTCGTGGTCCGGCAGCAGGAAGGGGTTGGCGAGCTGGCGCGCGACGACCGACGGCGGGACCGTGCGACGCTCCTGGGGCTCCTCGGCGCCGTCGGCACCCGGCCGCTCCGGGCGGCGGTCGGTGCGCCGGTCGCCCCGCCGGTCGCCGGGCAGGGGCGTCGCCTGCAGCCCGGCCGCCTCGTACATCTCGCGGCGCTGGATGCGGGCGTCCTCGCTCACCTCGGCGTCGTCGCCGAGCAGCTGGATGACGGAGGTGTCGAGCGCCGCGGTCTTCGCCAGGATCGTCGCGACCCCGTCGAGGCGCTTCAGCTGCTCGGTCCGCCAGGCCTCGCCGAGCTCGGTGTCGGCCTTGACCCTCGCCCGCTCCTCGCGGACGAGCAGCGCGACGACCTGGAACGTCGTCCGCGCCGAGGGGCGTAGCCGCCCGCGCCGCGCGGCGCCCTCGACCTCGCGGACCGCCTTGGCCAGCTGGGGGATGATCCCCTCCTGGTCGCGGTCCCGGCGGCGCTCGCGCACGGCCGTCCCGCCGCGCGCGCCGCCGCGCTGGGGCTGCTGGGCTCGTCCGGCCAACTCGTCAACTCCTCCGGTGCACCGCACCGCCGCCCGCCGCGGCGGGCAGCCCGGGGACGGCCGTTGCCGTCCCCTCCGACTGCGGCGCACGGACCGGGTCATCGCCTGGGCAGGCGGTCCCGGCCGGTGCGCCTCGGCCAGTGTAGGCGCCCGCGGGGTGCGCCGTAGGCGACGTCGGCTACGTGGCGAGCCCGTTGCGCAGTCGGCGCGTGCGGCCCCGGCCGGCGGGGACCGGAGGGCCCAGCTCCAGCACGCGGACCGGGTCGGCCACGAGCCGCGCCGCGAGGTCGCGCACCTTGACGTTGTGGTCGCGGCTGTGCCGCACGAGGCGACGGAAGGCCTGCTCGGCGTCGCACACGTCGTGCCCCATGACGAT
Coding sequences:
- a CDS encoding DEAD/DEAH box helicase, producing the protein MAGRAQQPQRGGARGGTAVRERRRDRDQEGIIPQLAKAVREVEGAARRGRLRPSARTTFQVVALLVREERARVKADTELGEAWRTEQLKRLDGVATILAKTAALDTSVIQLLGDDAEVSEDARIQRREMYEAAGLQATPLPGDRRGDRRTDRRPERPGADGAEEPQERRTVPPSVVARQLANPFLLPDHEAAERRRPVLGRLSSWELLEPLFRAFEEGGGSSCMELPEPAPVALPDSLELMPHQARVVAAARAGHREFLLADEPGLGKTAQALLAAQAADAYPLLAVVPNVVKTSWAREARLWTPQRQVTVVHGDGEDVDGFADVVVVNYDILDRHVDWLADLGLRGIVVDEAHFIKNKGSQRSRNVLHLADRVRARIMRPLVMALTGTPLINDIEDFQAIWELLGWIDEERPLGPLMRALEETGLTPADRAFYPAARQAVVDLGIVRRRKVDVAADIPARRVADLPVELDDEASRDIRAAERRLARRLVRRYDAALLARLGEGADVARLPADTALVRQVAEWEREGGEEAAGENVFALMRRIGRAKSGLAADYAAQLSHNVGKVVFFAKHVDVMDAAEETFARRGIRYASVRGDQTRTARQENVDAFVQDPEVAVAVCSLTAAGVGLNLQVASDVVLAELSWTAAEQTQAIDRVHRIGQDRPVTAWRVIASQTVDTRVAELIDSKAGLAARALDGSDDEVTGAVDVQLEALVDLLSRELAERAAA